The Planctomycetota bacterium region GCAGGGTGAGATTCTGCCCGGCGATCAGGCAGGTGTCTCACTGCGCATCCATCGCGTGCCGTTCGGCGTGACGCTGGGCTTGTGCGCGTACAACTATCCGCTCGCGCTCATCGGTCGCAAGATCGGTCCAGCCCTGGTCACGGGCAACACGATGATCATCAAGCCGCACGAGGCCACGCCCGTGACGGCGAGCGAGTTCTGCCGCATCTGCGACGAAGCCGGCCTGCCGCCTGGCGTCATCAACCTCGTCACAGGCGACGCAATGGCCGGGGCGAAGATGGTGTCCGACTTCCGCACGCGACTCGTCACCGTCACCGGAAGCGTCCGGGCCGGTCAGGCCATCATGAAGGGCGCGGCCGACAATCTGACGGCCGTTTCACTCGAGCTTGGTGGGAAAGCACCGTTCATCGTCATGGACGACGCAGACGTCGACAAGGCCGCCCAAGCAGCGGTGACGGCGCGGTTTGCCAACTGCGGCCAGGTCTGCATCTGCAGCGAAGTCGCCATGGTGCACGAGAAGGTGGTCGATCGCTTCACCGACAGAGTCCTCGAGCTGACGAAAAAGATTCGCGTCGGCGACCCGATGGAAGCCGTCGACATGGGGCCGTCCGTCACGGCCGGCGGAGTCGATCGCATGGGCAGTCTGATTCGCCAGACCGTCGACGCGGGTGCCGAGGTCGCGCTCGGTGGTGATCGACCGTCGGGCAACGGGTTTGATCGCGGCAACTGGTTTGCGCCGACCGTGCTTCGCGGCGTGCGTGGCAACCACGCCGTCGTGGAAGAGGAGATCTTCGGCCCGGTGCTTCCGATCATGTCCGTCGGCAGCTTGGACGAAGCCATCGCCGAAACGAACAAGAGCGACGTCGGCCTTTCGGCCTACCTCTGGACCGACGACTACCGCGCTCACGAGGAAGCGATCAACACGCTCGAAGTCGGCACCATCTTCATCAACCAGGGCATCAGCGGCTTCGTTCAGGGCTATCACAACGGCCACAAGCGCTCCGGCCTCGGCGGCGAAGATGGCGTGCATGGCCTTGAAGGCTACATGCAGAAGCGAACGGTTTACCTCAACTACGCACGCTGATCTGCGGGCTCGCGTAGTTCGTTCTTCAGGCAGACGTCGAGCTCGTAGTCCTCAAAATTGTTCAGCTTGCCGCTTGTCCACAGGATGTGACGAACGCCGTCCTCGCTCGACGGAATCAGTGGCCGCAGATTGTCGAACGTGGAGTCCGCGGTGAGTGCCTGCCACGACCAAGACGCCCCGTCGTCGTCAGTCCGGCCACGCCAAAGCTCCCAGTGCCGCTGTCCGTCGGTCGAGGAGATCAGCGGCTCGCCGCTGACCGGGTGGGCGTTGGTTGAGATAACAACGACGTTGGTGTCGCCGGGATCGATGGCGGCGAGCCCCGTGTAGTCGGTCTCCCGCGGAAAGAGCCGCGTGCCGGCGTGGGCGATCTCGTGGGAATGCCATCGCACGCCGTCGAACCTCGCGTACCAGTAACGCAGGTCGTCGCCCTTCGATGCGGCATCAGGTCGGCCACGTGCGTCGCCGTCGTTGACGCGAACCGAAAAGAGCGTGCGAGGCAACGCGTCGGCGTCGAGGCAGAGGTCGACCGTCCACGCAATTCGCTGGGCCGACCCTACGAACACACGGGTGAAGGACTGCGGCGTGAGAGCACACGTTGACTCACCCTCCGTCACGGTCGACAGCACGGCACCGTCCGAGCTGTGGAGTCGGCCGTCGCGGTAGAACCCGTGGTAGATCGAGTTGTCGTATGCGCGAGGGTGGTCCTCGGTCGTGACGAAGTGGATCGTGTCGTGTCGGTTGCTCGTGTAGCGGACGTACGGCCGAGCGCCGTCGATGCCGGAGTACTTCGGGTCGTCGACAAAGTCGCTGCGTTCCCAGCAAAACAAACGCCACCCGTGACGCCACGTCTCGCCGGCATCGTCGGAAATGGTGCAGTTCGGGTTGCGAGCAATCGTGCGTGAGAAGTTGTACAGGCGGCCGCTTTCGGCGGGCAGTCGGTAGAGGTTCGAGTACGTGTAGCCGGTGCCGACGTCCATGGTGTGCTCGTCCGTCCAATCGTCGAACGCGCCGGGCGACACCGTTCGTCGCCATCTCATCATCTGGTCAGAGGCGTGCTTCCCGTAGACGGCGAGCACGTTGCCATCCGGGCGTTCGTGAAGACCGGCGACGTCGTGGTCGTCACGCTCGAACCGTCCGTGGAGCTTGAAATGCTCGGTCTCGCCCGTC contains the following coding sequences:
- a CDS encoding aldehyde dehydrogenase family protein translates to MTTTATDLKHYRGYINGQWIDGDGHERLEVENPANGQAWATVTINTPEEIETALETSAVAQKKWAALPAIARAKYLHDIARRILAERDHLARLLVQEQGKTLAEAGFEVDDTANYIVYAAEAARRLQGEILPGDQAGVSLRIHRVPFGVTLGLCAYNYPLALIGRKIGPALVTGNTMIIKPHEATPVTASEFCRICDEAGLPPGVINLVTGDAMAGAKMVSDFRTRLVTVTGSVRAGQAIMKGAADNLTAVSLELGGKAPFIVMDDADVDKAAQAAVTARFANCGQVCICSEVAMVHEKVVDRFTDRVLELTKKIRVGDPMEAVDMGPSVTAGGVDRMGSLIRQTVDAGAEVALGGDRPSGNGFDRGNWFAPTVLRGVRGNHAVVEEEIFGPVLPIMSVGSLDEAIAETNKSDVGLSAYLWTDDYRAHEEAINTLEVGTIFINQGISGFVQGYHNGHKRSGLGGEDGVHGLEGYMQKRTVYLNYAR
- a CDS encoding BNR-4 repeat-containing protein produces the protein MNENVAAEASGDVQVIHRNGGWCWYQGPRAIVTRDGMIVFTTISGSDGHGREAGDLWATAHQLSTGETEHFKLHGRFERDDHDVAGLHERPDGNVLAVYGKHASDQMMRWRRTVSPGAFDDWTDEHTMDVGTGYTYSNLYRLPAESGRLYNFSRTIARNPNCTISDDAGETWRHGWRLFCWERSDFVDDPKYSGIDGARPYVRYTSNRHDTIHFVTTEDHPRAYDNSIYHGFYRDGRLHSSDGAVLSTVTEGESTCALTPQSFTRVFVGSAQRIAWTVDLCLDADALPRTLFSVRVNDGDARGRPDAASKGDDLRYWYARFDGVRWHSHEIAHAGTRLFPRETDYTGLAAIDPGDTNVVVISTNAHPVSGEPLISSTDGQRHWELWRGRTDDDGASWSWQALTADSTFDNLRPLIPSSEDGVRHILWTSGKLNNFEDYELDVCLKNELREPADQRA